The bacterium region GGCACTGAACCGCGCGCGGGCGATGGAGCTCCTGGAGCGGTTCCGGCTCCGCGGCCAGGCGGGGGAGTACGCGGGCACGCTCTCCGGCGGACAGCGCAAGCTGCTGGAGCTGGCGAGGCTGTTGATGGCCGACCCGCAGCTGGTGCTGCTGGACGAGCCGCTGGCCGGCGTGAACCCGGTGCTCGGCCGGGAGATCCTCTCCCACATCCACGCGCTGAGGCGCGAGCGCGGCATGACCTTCTTCTTTATCGAGCACGACATGGAAGTGGTCATGAACAACGCCGACGTGGTGATCGTGATGGCCCAGGGCCGGGTCATCGCCCGCGGCGGGCCCGCGGAGGTGAGGCGCGATCGGGCGGTGATCGACGCCTACCTGGGCTCGCGGGCGGAGGACGTGGGATGAGCGTCGCCGCGGTCGGCCTCCCCCTGCTCCAGGTGGAGGGCGTCGCCGCCGGTTACGTCCCCGACGTCGACATCCTGGCCGGGGTGGACCTGCACCTCGGTCGAGGCGAGATCGTCACCGTGGTCGGCCCGAACGGGGCCGGCAAGTCGACCCTGCTCAAGGTGATGTTCGGGCTGCTGCGCCCCCGCGCCGGCCAGGTCCGCCTGCGGGGCGAGCGGGTCGACCAGCTGACCCCGCACGAGATCGTGGAGCGGGGGATGGGGTACGTCCCCCAGCTGGAGAACGTCTTCCCCTCGCTCACGGTTGAGGAGAACCTCGAGATGTCGGCGGGCCCGCTGGGGCGGGAAGAGGCGCGGCGCCGGGTGGCGGAGCTGCTGACCCTGTTCCCCGCCCTCGCCTCCGCGCGCCGCCGGCAGGCCGGCCTGCTGTCGGGCGGCGAACGGCAGATGGTCGCCATGGCCAGGGCGCTCGTGCTCCGCCCCGACGTTCTGCTCCTGGACGAGCCGTCGGCGGGCCTCGCGCCGGGGTACGTTGCGCTCGTCTTCGAGAAGATTCTCGAGATCCGCCGCGCCGGCGTCAGCGTGCTGGTGGTGGAGCAGAACGCCCGTCGGGCCCTCGCGTTGTCCGATCGCGGGTACGTGCTCGAGCTCGGGCGGAAGCGGTTCGAGGGCAGCGGGCGGGAGCTGCTCGAGAACGAGATGGTGATCGAGCTCTACCTGGGCCGGCGGCAGGGGAGGGGCACCGATGACTGAGGCCGCGTTGACGCCACAGTGGCGGGCGGAGCTCGCGGCCCGGCGGGGGCGGGTGCGGCGGCTGCTCGAGGAGAGCGGCTGCGACGTCGGGGTGATCTTCGGCTGCGACGGCCACAACGAGCACTTCCGCTACCTGACCAACTTCGCGCCGGTGCTGGGCGACAGCTGGCTGATCTTGGGGGCGGAGGAGCGCTGCGTCCTCACCTTCCAATGGCAGATCCCCGAGGCGCGGACGCTGTCGGGGATCGAGCGCTGGGAGGGCGCCTTCGACCCGGTGCCTCTGGTGCGGGATGTCCTGCGCGGGATGAGGCCGACGCGGATCGGGATCGCCGGCCTGGAGCGGATGCCGGTTCCGGTTCACGGGGCGCTGGCGGACGGGCTGGCCGCGCGGGTCGTCGATCTCAGCGCCTCCGTGGCCGGCCTGCGCCGGCGGAAATCACCCTTGGAGGTGGAGCGGCTTCGGGCGGCGGCGCGGATCACGGACATGATGCTCGACGCCGCTCGG contains the following coding sequences:
- a CDS encoding ABC transporter ATP-binding protein, producing the protein MSVAAVGLPLLQVEGVAAGYVPDVDILAGVDLHLGRGEIVTVVGPNGAGKSTLLKVMFGLLRPRAGQVRLRGERVDQLTPHEIVERGMGYVPQLENVFPSLTVEENLEMSAGPLGREEARRRVAELLTLFPALASARRRQAGLLSGGERQMVAMARALVLRPDVLLLDEPSAGLAPGYVALVFEKILEIRRAGVSVLVVEQNARRALALSDRGYVLELGRKRFEGSGRELLENEMVIELYLGRRQGRGTDD
- a CDS encoding ABC transporter ATP-binding protein, producing MAEPAAAPPWILEVRGLSRSFGGLRAVDGTSLAVARGSITALIGPNGAGKTTLFNLVTGFIRADRGEVEFDGHAVFRRSPHAIARLGMMRTFQITKALAAMTVLDNMLLAARDQPGERLLGLLTHPRGWRRREALNRARAMELLERFRLRGQAGEYAGTLSGGQRKLLELARLLMADPQLVLLDEPLAGVNPVLGREILSHIHALRRERGMTFFFIEHDMEVVMNNADVVIVMAQGRVIARGGPAEVRRDRAVIDAYLGSRAEDVG